A genomic segment from Colletotrichum higginsianum IMI 349063 chromosome 5, whole genome shotgun sequence encodes:
- a CDS encoding phospholipase/Carboxylesterase, which produces MLTSRAHASRLLFFFFILANLASLTAASHPADQRHEHHQGPLLNPGEAIASGSDQQHPPLAAVADAELLLPFAGPLAPAAPAAPEAMSSSLARTAPLVFPAAGKHTATVIFAHGLGDTGHGWASAVENWRRRQRLDEVKFVLPHAPQIPITCNWGMRMPGWFDIVSRNTIFDRHRRQASSSSPASSSSSSSSPLTVPQKRLDGTVESLRESEDEPGIRASSEYFQSLVQAEVDAGIPAERIVLGGFSQGGAMAIFSGLTGPHRIGGIVGLSCWLPLSNKFAGIVAAGSPSQDTPVWLGHGDADPLVRPELGELSAEALKKLGFKVSRTLYPGMPHAACPEELDDVEAFLRERLPPTKQ; this is translated from the exons ATGCTCACCTCGCGGGCCCATGCATCAAGactcctcttcttcttcttcatcctcgccaaCCTCGCATCACTCACCGCCGCGTCGCACCCCGCCGACCAACGCCACGAACACCACCAAGGTCCGCTTTTGAATCCGGGTGAAGCTATCGCCTCCGGCTCTGACCAGCAGCACCCTccgctcgccgccgtcgcggacGCAGAACTCCTCCTGCCCTTCGCAGGCCCCCtagcaccagcagcaccagcagcacccgAAGCCAtgtcctcctccctcgcccgGACGGCCCCGCTCGTGttcccggccgccggcaaACACACGGCCACCGTCATCTTCgcccacggcctcggcgacacGGGCCACGGGTGGGCGAGCGCCGTCGAGAACTGGAGGCGGAGGCAGAGGCTTGACGAGGTCAAGTTTGTGCTGCCCCACGCGCCTCAGATTCCCATCACCTGC AACTGGGGCATGCGCATGCCGGGCTGGTTCGACATTGTAAGTCGTAACACAATCTTTgaccggcaccgccgccaagcatcatcatcgtcgccggcgtcgtcgtcatcgtcatcgtcgtccccgCTGACCGTACCCCAGAAAAGGCTGGACGGCACTGTCGAGTCCCTCCGCGAGTCCGAGGACGAGCCGGGCATCCGCGCGTCGTCCGAGTACTTCCAGTCGCTCGtccaggccgaggtcgacgccggcatcccCGCCGAGCGCATCGTCCTCGGGGGCTTCAGCCAGGGCGGCGCCATGGCCATCTTCTCGGGCTTGACGGGCCCGCAccgcatcggcggcatcgtcggtCTGTCGTGCTGGCTGCCGCTTAGCAACAAGTTCGCGGGCATTGTGGCGGCGGGCTCGCCGAGCCAGGACACGCCCGTGTGGTTGGGCCACGGCGACGCGGACCCGCTCGTGCGGccggagctcggcgagctgagCGCCGAGGCGTTGAAGAAGCTGGGGTTCAAGGTGTCGAGGACGCTTTACCC TGGTATGCCCCACGCTGCGTGCCCCGAGGAGCTCGATGACGTGGAGGCGTTTTTGCGCGAAAGACTGCCGCCGACTAAGCAGTGA
- a CDS encoding Phospholipid-binding protein — MASPTTPGEDRPSTPTPSQLPPVPGSPVYSLASTANPLSSYHLPLPPPPRPVHAVLTKSDLELSQTAYSDLIQTAKSYRLALASLSTAASSFGSALESCARLKEARAESLSSASQPGAALSASFTAGAKGSCTADLLLSASGVHHLVANHQQILSETVYRDFEVPLLHELDKWRQRVDDEEDAYVREVKARNLEIRRLEKEGLKLHKQRRLDVGKFRAHLVDLTTKLDGLTSLHGDHARTLLRESQDTSGRIVEASCSLVRAEVDIFESLARKGWSGGGLDELLERGADLFASDEVGDHHHSGVVGGGTAEAAKLFSILPPKSILADAASDVTRHGGGGHKRGDSLLSDPDRYQSLAAAATIAASPGLGDDNDADSIFSETNFNRPRGVRPFSPQPIRRHATDVTFDSLGVGLSEESRVVDRVEEEVVVEGSRHDVLREEEHEGEDRCEGEGEGEGEGEGEGEGEGEGEGEGEGEGKGENLAQGEAPAQLSSPWADEEQAEEPNKQTLGEEHDEKDHRASTPAVEDAGEEGEIAHGTADRGRQPVRRWSVNEEDDASLSLGRGELSFQS, encoded by the coding sequence ATGGCCTCCCCAACCACACCCGGCGAGGATCGGCCCTCGACCCCGACGCCCTCCCAACTGCCCCCCGTCCCGGGGTCGCCAGTCTACTCTCTCGCCTCGACCGCGAACCCGCTCTCGTCCTACCAcctcccgctgccgcccccgccgcggCCCGTCCACGCCGTCCTGACCAAATCCGACCTCGAGCTCTCCCAGACCGCCTACTCCGACCTCATCCAGACTGCAAAGTCCTaccgcctcgccctcgcctcgctctccactgccgcctcctccttcgGCTCCGCCCTCGAGTCTTGCGCCCGCCTGAAGGAGGCCCGTGCCGAGTCCCTGTCCTCCGCCTCCcagcccggcgccgccctgtCTGCGAGCTtcaccgccggcgccaagggCTCTTGCACCGCCGACCTGCTGCTGTCCGCCTCGGGCGTCCACCACCTCGTCGCGAACCACCAGCAAATCCTCTCCGAGACCGTCTACCGCGACTTCGAGGTGCCCCTGCTGCACGAACTGGATAAGTGGCGCCagcgcgtcgacgacgaggaggacgcaTACGTGCGCGAGGTCAAGGCCCGCAACCTCGAGATCAGGCggctggagaaggaggggctGAAGCTCCACAagcagcgccgcctcgacgtcggcaagTTCAGGGCCCACCTTGTCGACCTGACGACCAAACTAGACGGCCTGACGTCTCTGCACGGCGACCATGCTAGGACCCTGCTGCGCGAGAGCCAGGACACGAGCggccgcatcgtcgaggctTCGTGCAGCCTCGtccgcgccgaggtcgacatcTTTGAGTCGCTTGCGAGAAAGGGCtggagcggcggcggtctggaCGAGCTGCTGGAGAGGGGAGCCGACCTGTTCGCgagcgacgaggtcggcgatcACCATCACTCGGGCGTCGTGGGCGGCGGgaccgccgaggcggcgaagCTGTTCAGCATCCTCCCGCCCAAGAGCAttctcgccgacgccgcctcgGACGTAACgcgccacggcggcggcggccacaaGCGAGGCGACAGCCTGCTGAGCGACCCGGACCGGTACCAGAGCctcgcggccgccgcgaccatcgccgcgtcgccggggCTCGgggacgacaacgacgccgaCAGCATCTTCTCCGAGACCAACTTCAACAGGCCGCGCGGCGTGCGGCCCTTTTCACCGCAGCCCATCAGGCGGCACGCTACCGACGTGACGTTTGAcagcctcggcgtcgggctGAGCGAGGAGTCGCGTGTGGTCGACagggttgaggaggaggttgtCGTTGAGGGGAGCCGGCACGATGTGCtgagggaagaagagcacgagggcgaggataggtgcgagggcgagggcgagggcgagggcgagggcgagggcgagggcgagggcgagggcgagggcgagggcgagggcgagggcgagggcaagggCGAGAACTTGGCCCAAGGGGAGGCGCCTGCGCAGCTGTCGTCGCCTtgggccgacgaggagcaggccgaggagcccAACAAGCAGACCCTGGGGGAAGAACACGACGAAAAAGACCACAGAGCTAGCACTCCCGCCGTGGAAGAcgccggggaggagggggaaattGCACACGGGACGGCGGACAGGGGACGACAGCCCGTCAGGCGGTGGAGTGTAAAtgaagaggacgacgcgTCACTTTCATTGGGAAGGGGAGAGCTTTCTTTTCAATCCTGA
- a CDS encoding Rad21 rec8 n terminal domain-containing protein — protein MLTDAEKVQTLMRTFFRLIANNETHPNAGKARRDQITLGDDPSFVPSSVMPHFTIDDNGNPCFVPGSSSRQSSGGKNKSQSQLSPFPDPINFFPEGREKSVLNLDISQSLDGLDYRLPSPFANSSAKKTQLPRTREDMEINMETGAFGALDESDNFGGVELDIDENGAIILDDNELELPYLGAIDMADAGVPFQHEHAQNEQAIPRDAEGDDPMIGSDPIVLLGDPVSSVPESPENGQGKQATAASKKRRRVLKLDNEGTTISRSVLRDWQEQYVENAERATSKPKGVTQTQAQSNAYFFTFGQGIGGVGRSTGIPGTNFPLADIFAGNGLRNIIYGPPTEAEQDLQTPSPKGRRRRANEAFDEMGYASETRNVRPRVDETPQQGRSVDDVEDYGMLGDETMPEMGMEAAQPMDDHHSSSMMPWNRTPSIGRASSVIGHSAHRHEQASQKPAMPRRSSIALFEPHDGQGSDLGATPIGMPGSRDLRSGSLDSPGNAVNAQEMDENDSHWMRSTLDSASVEFLKWTEEEVKKAGQVKEGDSNENRRWVGFDDLVDPAKQNHVVATQAFYHILSLATKNAICVEQRVENMQPFGTIRVGLDLTAHLESTE, from the exons ATGCTCACCGACGCGGAGAAGGTGCAGACGTTGATGAGAACCTTTTTTCGGCTCATCGCCAACAACGAGACCCACCCCAACGCTGGAAAAGCGAG ACGTGATCAGATCACCCTTGGCGACGACCCCAGTTTCGTCCCAAGCAGCGTCATGCCGCATTTCAccatcgacgacaacggcaaTCCTTGCTTCGTACCTGGGAGTTCAAGCCGCCAATCGTCAGGCGGAAAGAACAAGTCGCAGTCTCAGCTCAGCCCTTTCCCTGACCCCATCAACTTCTTCCCTGAAGGTCGAGAGAAGTCTGTTCTTAACCTCGACATCTCTCAGTCGCTTGATGGTCTGGATTACCGTTTGCCTTCTCCATTCGCCAACTCCTCCGCGAAGAAGACCCAGCTTCCTCGAACACGAGAGGATATGGAGATCAACATGGAAACTGGTGCATTCGGTGCTCTGGACGAGTCTGACAATTTTGGTGGTGTGGAACTCGACATCGACGAAAATGGTGCCATCATCCTGGATGATAATGAGCTTGAGCTGCCATACCTCGGCGCAATCGACATGGCAGATGCTGGGGTCCCATTTCAGCATGAACATGCCCAGAATGAGCAGGCGATTCCCCGTGAcgccgaaggcgacgacCCCATGATAGGCAGTGACCCTATCGTTCTCCTGGGTGATCCTGTCTCCTCGGTCCCCGAGTCGCCCGAAAATGGCCAAGGAAAGCAAGCTACTGCCGCATCCAAGAAGCGTCGCCGTGTGCTGAAGCTCGACAACGAAGGCACTACGATCTCGCGCTCGGTCCTCCGAGACTGGCAGGAACAATACGTTGAAAACGCGGAAAGAGCCACCAGCAAGCCCAAGGGCGTCACGCAAACCCAAGCCCAGAGCAATGCATACTTCTTCACTTTTGGGCAGGGCATCGGAGGCGTCGGCCGCAGCACAGGGATTCCAGGAACCAACTTCCCTCTCGCAGATATTTTCGCTGGCAACGGTCTTCGCAACATCATCTATGGCCCACCCACCGAAGCGGAGCAAGACTTGCAGACGCCTTCGCCCAAGGGACGTCGGAGAAGAGCAAATGAGGCCTTTGACGAGATGGGTTATGCAAGTGAAACGCGCAACGTGCGCCCGAGAGTCGACGAGACGCCCCAGCAGGGACGCTCCGTAGACGATGTTGAGGACTACGGCATGCTTGGTGACGAAACCATGCCGGAGATGGGAATGGAGGCTGCTCAGCCCATGGACGATCATCATTCGTCTTCCATGATGCCCTGGAACCGGACACCGTCGATTGGTCGGGCCTCTTCGGTCATCGGCCACAGTGCTCACCGCCACGAGCAAGCCAGCCAGAAGCCCGCCATGCCTCGCCGGAGCAGCATCGCTCTTTTCGAACCTCACGATGGCCAGGGAAGCGACCTGGGTGCAACTCCGATTGGCATGCCTGGCTCTCGAGACTTGAGATCAGGCAGTCTTGACTCTCCGGGAAACGCGGTCAACGCACAAGAAATGGACGAGAACGACTCTCACTGGATGCGGTCGACACTGGACAGTGCAAGCGTGGAGTTTTTGAAATGGACCGAAGAGGAGGTCAAGAAGGCTGGCCAGGTCAAAGAGGGAGACAGCAACGAGAACCGGCGATGGGTTGGTTTTGACGATCTCGTTGACCCGGCGAAGCAAAACCACGTTGTCGCGACCCAGGCATTCTACCATATTCTTTCACTGGCGACGAAGAATGCTATCTGTGTGGAGCAGCGGGTAGAGAACATGCAGCCCTTCGGAACGATCCGAGTTGGACTCGACCTGACGGCGCATCTTGAGAGCACGGAGTAG
- a CDS encoding Rab protein geranylgeranyltransferase component A yields MESLAEQTWDVILHGTGLQQSLLALALSRSGKQILHLDPNEYYGGPEAAFSLQEVEEWAAAHAAADDGGPGRVFSSATVTKPEIAAGSGPSLSFPRAYSLALAPQIIHTRSELVKQLVSSRAFRQIEFLAVGSFFIYTPAPSGSADEKPSIVPIPSNREAVFSTTAIPAKAKRSLMKFLKFVLDYNAEEQRAMWAPHADKPLSEFLASDFKLDPALQTYIVTLTLSLDGKIGTKDGLAAIHRHLSSMGAFGPGFAAVYPKWGGLSEIAQVGCRACAVGGAVYMLGTGVKATRLLDVQEDGARFELDLTSDITVKSRTLIRGAEHVTSSSQRVSRLTAVVNSPLSSLFQAVVEGSPTPAVAVIAFPAASITDVASPNPIYVFAHSSETGECPSGQSVLYFVTPEASGSAEALEKALASLLPALGDGDGQPQAIYKVAYQQAKAAPSASADASDVLPSLPFDLAFSDTALEPVREAWTNVMGPVADDPDIEYMKFEDREGVDDDEDSYE; encoded by the exons ATGGAATCGCTGGCCGAGCAGACGTGGGATGTCATACTCCACGGCACTGGCCTGCAGCAGTCGCTGCTAGCCTT AGCCCTCTCGCGGTCCGGGAAGCAAATCCTGCACCTCGACCCCAACGAATACTACGGCGGTCCCGAAGCCGCCTTCAGCCTgcaggaggtcgaggaaTGGGCTGCCGCCCACGCAGCTGCTGACGATGGCGGCCCTGGGCGCGTTttctcgtcggcgaccgTGACCAAGCCGGAAATCGCGGCCGGCTCTGGACCCTCGCTGTCCTTCCCGAGAGCGTATTCCCTTGCCCTCGCGCCGCAGATCATTCACACCCGCTCCGAGCTGGTGAAACAGCTCGTATCCTCCCGCGCCTTCCGGCAAATCGagttcctcgccgtcgggtCCTTTTTCATCTACACCCCGGCGCCGAGCGGCTCCGCAGACGAAAAGCCGAGCATCGTGCCGATCCCCTCCAACCGcgaggccgtcttctccacGACCGCCATTCCCGCAAAGGCGAAGCGGTCGTTGATGAAGTTCCTCAAGTTCGTCTTGGACTATAATGCGGAAGAGCAGCGGGCCATGTGGGCTCCGCACGCTGACAAGCCTCTGTCGGAGTTCCTGGCGTCCGACTTCAAGCTCGACCCCGCCCTGCAGACGTACATTGTCACCTTGACCCTGAGCTTGGACGGGAAAATCGGCACCAAGGACGGCCTGGCGGCTATCCACAGACACTTGTCATCCATGGGCGCCTTTGGGCCAGGCTTCGCGGCGGTATACCCTAAATGGGGTGGTCTCTCGGAAATCGCGCAGGTCGGCTGCCGTGCGTGTGCCGTCGGTGGCGCTGTCTACATGCTTGGCACTGGTGTGAAAGCCACGCGCCTGCTTGACGTGCAAGAAGACGGCGCTCGCTTCGAGCTCGACCTCACCAGCGACATTACGGTGAAATCCCGTACGCTCATCCGCGGCGCCGAACATGTCACGTCCAGTAGCCAGCGTGTGAGCAGACTGACGGCTGTCGTCAACTCGCCGCTTTCGTCTCTATTCCAGGCCGTCGTTGAGGGGTCTCCCACCCCTGCCGTGGCTGTCATCGCTTTCCCGGCTGCTTCTATCACGGATGTTGCCTCGCCGAACCCCATCTACGTCTTCGCTCACTCGAGCGAGACTGGCGAATGCCCATCTGGCCAGA GCGTCCTATATTTCGTTACACCAGAAGCCTCTGGCTCGGCCGAAGCCTTGGAAAAGGCTTTGGCGTCCTTGCTGCCTGCCCTTGGCGACGGTGATGGCCAGCCGCAGGCCATCTACAAGGTCGCATACCAGCAAGCCAAGGCCGCCCCCTCGGCCTCCGCGGACGCCTCGGACGTTCTTCCAAGCCTGCCGTTTGACCTTGCTTTCAGCGACACGGCTTTGGAGCCAGTGAGAGAGGCTTGGACGAATGTGATGGGTCCTGTGGCAGATGACCCCGACATCGAATACATGAAGTTTGAGGATCGCGAGGGCGtggatgacgatgaggatAGTTACGAGTAG
- a CDS encoding Exosome complex exonuclease RRP43 → MATSKGLPRDTFAKLSPHPFLLANLQPPAPANAARSNGRAPDEARIPNVNTSSLTHANGSAVVRTGDTTVICGVRAETILAADIPNFRTAANLDETKPGSELKDYDLLVPNIELATGCAPQFLPGVPPTTLAQTLSTRVYSLLHSSKLVDPEDLRIWYTRPAESAEAEDDDDDDKMDGDAEKSGEGEKAVMAYWVLYIDIFFISFDGNPFDVAWTAILAALRDTTIPIARWDPDREMVICSRDEPKPLTLHGFPVACTAGVFAEKETTDRPSAGKFWTLVDLDTLEESLCDEQITAVVDRSGGDTKVLSISKHGGTVLQPQLIREFVGVAERRWEQVWKAMA, encoded by the coding sequence ATGGCCACCTCAAAGGGTCTCCCGCGCGACACGTTCGCAAAGCTCTCGCCTCACCCTTTCCTTCTCGCAAACCTCCAGCCGCCCGCTCCCGCCAACGCCGCGAGAAGCAACGGCCGCGCCCCCGACGAAGCCCGCATCCCCAACGTCAACACCTCTAGCCTGACCCACGCCAATGGTagcgccgtcgtccgcaCGGGCGACACGACCGTCATCTGCGGCGTGCGCGCCGAGACCattctcgccgccgacatccccAACTTCCGCACTGCCGCGAACCTCGACGAGACCAAGCCCGGCTCGGAGCTGAAAGACTACGACCTGCTCGTCCCCAACATCGAGCTCGCCACCGGCTGCGCGCCTCAGTTTCTGCCCGGCGTCCCCCCCACGACGCTCGCACAAACTCTTAGCACGAGAGTGTACTCGTTGCTGCACTCCTCCAAGCtcgtcgaccccgaggaTCTGAGAATATGGTACACTCGCCCCGCCGAGAGTGCTGAGgcggaggatgacgacgatgacgacaagatggacggcgacgccgagaagagcggcgagggcgagaaggccGTGATGGCATACTGGGTCCTCTACATCgacatcttcttcatctccttTGACGGCAACCCCTTCGACGTCGCCTGGaccgccatcctcgccgctcTGCGTGACACAACCATTCCCATTGCCCGCTGGGACCCCGATCGCGAGATGGTCATCTGCTCGCGCGACGAGCCCAAGCCCTTGACGCTGCACGGCTTCCCCGTCGCCTGCACAGCCGGCGTCTTCGCAGAAAAGGAGACGACGGACCGTCCCTCGGCCGGCAAGTTCTGGACGcttgtcgacctcgacacGCTGGAGGAGAGTCTCTGCGACGAGCAGATCACAGCGGTGGTAGACCGCAGCGGAGGAGACACCAAGGTGCTGTCGATATCGAAGCACGGGGGCACAGTGCTGCAGCCGCAGCTCATACGGGAGTTCGTGGGCGTTGCGGAGCGGAGATGGGAGCAGGTTTGGAAGGCCATGGCATGA